In Thunnus thynnus chromosome 13, fThuThy2.1, whole genome shotgun sequence, the following proteins share a genomic window:
- the grk1b gene encoding rhodopsin kinase GRK1b, whose product MDIGGLETVVANSAYVSARGSVDGAAAAAMRDKKMRARLKLPHIRNCEHMKTTVDSTFDSMCVKQPIGKRLFQQFLESDATHKNAGQLWKDIEDYTICQEKDRVQKAQKIVNKYYDSASKNFCSFLEEKAVTRVKEDFKNVRGDLFKESEQQLLKHLEKAVDGFKKSMYFLRYVQFKWLENQPVDEEWFMDFRVLGKGGFGEVFACQAKATGKMYANKKLEKKRLKKRKGYEGAIVEKRILAKVHSRFIVSLAYAFQTKTDLCLVMTIMNGGDLRFHMYNVDEKNPGFDEKRTRFYTAQVICGLEHLHQHRIIYRDLKPENILLDDAGHVRLSDLGLAVELPPGKDKTSGYAGTPGFMAPELLQKKRYDYTVDYFTLGVTVYEMIAAKGPFRVRGEKVEHEEVTRRILNDPATYTPKFSKECKDFCEGLLEKDPEKRLGFKNNECAELKNHPFFKEINWGRLEAGMLPPPFVPDPKMVYAKDIDDVGVFSSIKGVVIDNKDTEFFNEFSTGNVPIPWQEEMIETGVFGELNIWGENGKLPGDLDPNFVEAKGGGCVLL is encoded by the exons ATGGACATCGGTGGTTTGGAGACGGTGGTGGCAAACTCTGCTTATGTCTCGGCCCGTGGTAGCGTGGACGGAGCTGCAGCAGCCGCCATGCGTGACAAGAAGATGCGAGCCAGGCTGAAACTCCCACACATCAGAAATTGTGAGCACATGAAGACAACTGTAGACTCGACCTTTGACAGCATGTGTGTCAAACAGCCCATTGGCAAGCGCCTGTTCCAACAGTTCCTGGAGAGTGACGCAACCCATAAGAATGCTGGGCAGCTGTGGAAAGACATCGAAGACTACACCATATGTCAAGAAAAGGACCGAGTACAGAAGGCCCAAAAAATCGTCAATAAGTACTATGACTCAGCATCAAAGAATTTTTGCAGCTTCCTGGAGGAGAAGGCCGTCACTCGAGTGAAGGAAGACTTCAAAAATGTCCGTGGTGACCTGTTTAAAGAGAGCGAGCAACAACTGCTCAAACACCTGGAGAAGGCCGTAGATGGCTTCAAGAAGAGCATGTACTTCCTGCGTTATGTTCAGTTCAAATGGTTGGAGAACCAGCCTGTTGATGAGGAGTGGTTCATGGACTTCAGGGTCCTGGGTAAAGGAGGTTTCGGGGAAGTGTTTGCTTGCCAGGCTAAAGCAACGGGCAAAATGTACGCCAAtaaaaagctggaaaaaaagaggCTGAAGAAACGTAAAGGCTATGAG GGAGCAATTGTGGAGAAGCGCATCCTCGCAAAAGTTCACAGTCGCTTCATCGTGTCGCTGGCCTACGCCTTCCAGACCAAGACTGACCTCTGCTTAGTTATGACCATCATGAATGGTGGAGACCTCAG GTTTCATATGTATAATGTGGACGAAAAAAACCCTGGTTTTGATGAGAAGAGAACACGTTTCTATACAGCTCAGGTCATCTGTGGGCTGGAGCACCTTCACCAGCACAGGATCATCTATAGAGAtctgaaaccagaaaatatacTGCTGGATGATGCAg GACACGTTCGCCTGTCAGATTTGGGTCTGGCTGTTGAACTTCcaccaggaaaagacaaaacttCTGGATATGCAGGAACTCCAG GCTTCATGGCTCCAGAGCTGCTCCAGAAGAAGCGCTACGACTACACAGTGGACTATTTTACTCTTGGAGTGACAGTGTATGAGATGATCGCAGCCAAAGGGCCCTTTAGAGTACGAGGAGAGAAG GTTGAGCATGAAGAGGTAACTCGCAGAATTTTGAACGATCCGGCTACATATACACCCAAATTTAGCAAAGAGTGCAAGGATTTTTGTGAAGGTCTGTTGGAAAAGGACCCAGAGAAACGCCTTGGGTTCAAGAATAATGAGTGTGCCGAGCTCAAGAATCACCCCTTCTTCAAAGAGATAAACTGGGGCCGTCTGGAAGCAG GCATGCTACCACCACCATTTGTCCCTGATCCTAAGATGGTCTATGCCAAAGATATTGACGATGTGGGCGTCTTCAGCTCAATCAAAGGTGTGGTCATAGATAACAAGGACACTGAGTTCTTCAATGAGTTTTCTACTGGCAACGTCCCAATCCCATGGCAGGAGGAGATGATCGAGACCGGTGTGTTTGGAGAGCTGAACATCTGGGGAGAGAACGGCAAACTACCCGGTGACCTCGACCCGAACTTTGTGGAAGCCAAAGGTGGAGGTTGTGTACTCCTTTGA